The following proteins are encoded in a genomic region of Candidatus Poribacteria bacterium:
- a CDS encoding AAA family ATPase, translating to MDQVIRLDIEGLDEALGGGVPSLSINIIAGPPGSGKTILMQQIMFNLAKKGARSLYLTTVSEPALKMIRYMQKFDFFDEDLFGKSIEYKDIGRYVSKEGIGGLADEIIRLVRETESEVLVIDSFKAIRDLCSSEEEFRRFTYSLSVYLSVESVTSFLVGEYSQEETRSLSEFAIADGILYLYTEMEGTLSKRYLRVLKLRGAAPCDEPIPFEITGSGCVFFPAKVRLEGVKPKSGVIHLDIPGWDMLLGGPMKRGRSMIISGISGSGKTTLCLQIANHVTQQGNHRTLYMAFEETEEHLIDLAESFGWDLRGKMEKGEIKVISVPQTEVNADAHIGLLLKELSEFKPDVVIVDSLSILLYRVQDEVSRRDKVFQITEGIRKAGAIGFLVTDIPADQSTKLSRFGVEETVVDGVIVLSTEVKGLTRRRYIEVYKLRNARHLSGRHRMSITDNGLEILVPEMLPKYGGEIDRTVHFSPVKGMMEPPPGFGTSWLVKGLHGLGKSVLAYQFAWEGLRNGEYALILSLDVPASITRRNMKELGFDVEEYEKMNRIIIADPSGEEELGDIQDPEEFVFYMMKLVGRLGQPLRVVTDSLTPLALGPDSNRFVEMIHRKNLLLRNAGAVIFDLMLDQILSTVEFNRMMGAYDVMIELFYPDWGEMQQQGIGSNAFRIVKSRISKFDNHPYPYTIERGKGVVLHRWFYNQ from the coding sequence ATGGATCAGGTTATCAGGCTGGACATCGAAGGGTTGGACGAGGCGTTGGGCGGAGGGGTGCCCTCGCTTTCGATAAACATCATCGCAGGTCCCCCCGGCTCGGGGAAGACGATCCTCATGCAACAGATCATGTTCAATCTTGCGAAGAAAGGCGCGAGATCGCTTTACTTGACCACCGTCTCCGAGCCAGCCCTCAAGATGATCAGATACATGCAGAAGTTCGACTTCTTCGACGAGGATCTGTTCGGGAAGAGTATAGAGTATAAGGATATAGGTAGATATGTGAGCAAGGAGGGTATAGGAGGCCTTGCGGACGAAATCATTAGGCTCGTCAGGGAGACCGAATCAGAGGTATTGGTTATAGACAGCTTCAAGGCGATAAGGGATCTATGTTCATCGGAGGAGGAGTTCCGCAGGTTCACATATTCGCTGAGCGTTTATCTTTCGGTGGAGAGCGTGACGAGCTTTTTGGTGGGAGAGTACAGCCAGGAGGAGACGAGATCACTCTCTGAGTTCGCCATAGCGGACGGCATACTCTACCTCTACACGGAGATGGAGGGAACGCTCTCAAAGAGATACTTGAGGGTACTGAAGCTGAGAGGTGCTGCTCCATGCGATGAGCCTATCCCGTTCGAGATAACCGGTTCGGGCTGCGTCTTCTTTCCGGCTAAGGTTAGATTGGAAGGCGTCAAACCCAAGAGCGGCGTGATCCATCTCGATATACCCGGGTGGGATATGCTATTAGGTGGGCCGATGAAGAGGGGTAGGAGCATGATCATATCGGGGATATCCGGCTCGGGCAAAACCACCCTGTGCCTCCAGATAGCAAATCATGTGACCCAACAGGGAAATCATAGAACGCTTTACATGGCGTTCGAGGAGACGGAGGAACATCTCATCGACCTCGCTGAGAGTTTCGGATGGGATCTGAGAGGGAAAATGGAGAAGGGTGAGATAAAGGTTATATCTGTACCCCAGACCGAGGTGAACGCGGACGCACATATCGGACTGCTTTTGAAGGAGCTTTCGGAGTTCAAACCGGATGTGGTAATCGTAGATTCGCTCTCCATACTGCTTTACAGGGTGCAGGATGAGGTCTCACGTAGAGATAAGGTATTTCAGATAACCGAAGGGATAAGGAAAGCAGGGGCGATTGGATTTCTGGTTACCGATATCCCCGCCGATCAGAGCACCAAGCTGTCAAGGTTTGGGGTTGAGGAAACGGTCGTTGACGGAGTGATCGTCCTCAGCACCGAGGTTAAAGGGCTAACGAGACGCAGATACATAGAGGTCTATAAGCTCCGCAACGCCAGACATCTCTCAGGAAGGCACAGGATGAGCATAACCGATAACGGCCTGGAGATACTTGTCCCGGAGATGCTGCCTAAATATGGAGGGGAAATAGATAGGACGGTCCACTTCTCCCCTGTCAAAGGCATGATGGAGCCGCCGCCAGGTTTTGGTACCTCGTGGCTGGTCAAAGGACTTCACGGACTGGGTAAATCGGTCTTAGCATATCAGTTCGCATGGGAGGGACTGCGAAACGGGGAGTACGCCTTGATCCTGTCTTTAGATGTGCCCGCCTCCATCACCAGACGGAATATGAAGGAGCTTGGGTTTGACGTCGAAGAGTACGAGAAGATGAACAGGATCATCATTGCCGATCCCTCCGGTGAGGAGGAACTGGGAGACATTCAGGACCCTGAGGAATTTGTCTTCTATATGATGAAGTTGGTCGGCAGACTGGGACAACCGCTGAGGGTGGTGACCGATTCGCTCACCCCGCTCGCCTTAGGCCCCGATTCCAATAGATTCGTTGAGATGATTCACAGAAAGAACCTACTTCTCAGAAATGCAGGGGCGGTTATCTTCGATCTGATGCTGGACCAGATCCTCTCCACCGTGGAATTCAACAGGATGATGGGCGCTTATGACGTGATGATAGAGCTCTTCTATCCGGATTGGGGCGAGATGCAGCAACAGGGGATAGGCTCCAACGCCTTCAGAA